A window from Chiroxiphia lanceolata isolate bChiLan1 chromosome 3, bChiLan1.pri, whole genome shotgun sequence encodes these proteins:
- the RPS12 gene encoding 40S ribosomal protein S12 isoform X1, with amino-acid sequence MAEEGITAGGVMDVNTALQEVLKTALIHDGLARGIREAAKALDKRQAHLCVLASNCDEPTYVKLVEALCAEHQINLIKVDDNKKLGEWVGLCKIDREGKPRKVVGCSCVVVKDYGKESQAKDVIEEYFKCKK; translated from the exons ATGGCCGAGGAAgg CATTACTGCTGGAGGTGTAATGGATGTTAACACCGCCCTGCAAGAAGTGCTGAAGACCGCACTTATCCATGATGGCCTTGCTCGCGGTATCCGTGAAGCAGCCAAAGCCTTGGACAA ACGCCAAGCCCATCTCTGTGTTCTGGCTTCAAATTGTGATGAACCCACATATGTAAAATTAGTTGAAGCACTCTGTGCAGAACATCAGATCAACTTAATAAAG GTTGATGACAACAAGAAGCTGGGCGAATGGGTAGGTCTCTGCAAGATcgacagagaaggaaaacctcGCAAAGTAGTGGGCTGCAGTTGTGTGGTTGTCAAA GACTATGGCAAGGAATCTCAGGCCAAAGATGTCATTGAAGAGTACTTCAAGTGcaagaaatga
- the RPS12 gene encoding 40S ribosomal protein S12 isoform X2 gives MDVNTALQEVLKTALIHDGLARGIREAAKALDKRQAHLCVLASNCDEPTYVKLVEALCAEHQINLIKVDDNKKLGEWVGLCKIDREGKPRKVVGCSCVVVKDYGKESQAKDVIEEYFKCKK, from the exons ATGGATGTTAACACCGCCCTGCAAGAAGTGCTGAAGACCGCACTTATCCATGATGGCCTTGCTCGCGGTATCCGTGAAGCAGCCAAAGCCTTGGACAA ACGCCAAGCCCATCTCTGTGTTCTGGCTTCAAATTGTGATGAACCCACATATGTAAAATTAGTTGAAGCACTCTGTGCAGAACATCAGATCAACTTAATAAAG GTTGATGACAACAAGAAGCTGGGCGAATGGGTAGGTCTCTGCAAGATcgacagagaaggaaaacctcGCAAAGTAGTGGGCTGCAGTTGTGTGGTTGTCAAA GACTATGGCAAGGAATCTCAGGCCAAAGATGTCATTGAAGAGTACTTCAAGTGcaagaaatga